A genomic stretch from Erigeron canadensis isolate Cc75 chromosome 9, C_canadensis_v1, whole genome shotgun sequence includes:
- the LOC122581847 gene encoding ADP-ribosylation factor-related protein 1 — protein MFSLFYGLWKYLVSKTEFHVLILGIDKAGKTTLLEKLKTQYSSLEGLPPDRIVPTVGLNIGRIETSNSKLVFWDLGGQPGLRSIWEKYYEEAHAVIFVVDASCPSRFEDSKSALEKVLRHEDLQGAPLLILANKQDLADALSAEELAQFMDLKKLDERAYTFEAVSGYDGRGIKETVNWLVDVMERSKRTEMLRVRAGVANGSGV, from the exons ATGTTTTCATTgttttatggactttggaaATATCTGGTTAGTAAGACAGAGTTTCATGTACTAATTCTTGGAATCGACAAGGCTGGAAAAACA ACCTTACTAGAGAAATTGAAGACACAATATTCAAGCTTAGAAGGCCTTCCACCTGATCGAATAGTTCCTACAGTTGGGCTCAATATTGGTCGAATAGAAACTTCTAATTCAAAACTTGTGTTTTGGGACCTTGGAGGCCAG CCTGGTCTTCGTTCAATTTGGGAGAAATATTATGAAGAGGCACATGCAGTTATTTTTGTAGTTGATGCTTCTTGTCCGTCACGTTTTGAAGATTCAAAATCTGCCCTAG AAAAGGTGCTTAGGCATGAGGATCTTCAAGGTGCCCCTCTTCTAATACTAGCCAACAAACAG GATTTGGCTGATGCTCTTTCAGCAGAAGAACTTGCCCAGTTTATGGACCTCAAGAAATTAGACGAAAGAGCTTATACATTTGAAGCTGTTTCAGGATATGATGG GAGGGGTATAAAGGAAACGGTCAACTGGCTAGTAGATGTCATGGAGAGAAGCAAGCGGACTGAAATGTTGAGAGTTCGTGCAGGTGTTGCAAACGGCAGTGGTGTGTAG
- the LOC122583484 gene encoding uncharacterized protein LOC122583484 produces MAASTSTNNRDVAEYLPLCKAIARGNWEEANEFFSQDPDALTAILDISEYRALHLAIERTHNLRFVQNLLDRIDPDLLPTLVDQDARNPLHYAAVVGNIDAGMMLVEKNPHLLFMYDNNDHLPIHRALFVSNAIMAQRLFEASIENIGFCDEQQGCHSPFEGSNGAVILYKAISVGFLDIACQLIEMFPELARTKYMEYDSPLWCMALNKDLYYSGTRYNFFERFVYFHVLTENHKFGNAGMVRDVENQQICIHNVLRINNLVEDKVKHNKTLKLLTRLCEEAVKTNSSDFAHQFFVATTLAAREDNPEAIEEMLNHFPVAIWSGLDDHYLIQQAVICRCEKVYNLLVHQMSNNLSLHKVLKDRAGNTVLHLAGKLAPIHKLNEVSGAALQMQRELQWFREIEKFVLPNKYHEETNIIQETPMMVFRREHKELRKEGEEWMKKTADSYTITAALIITIVFAAAITVPGGNNGDTGVAIYATKPSFIIFAVADAISLFTSTTSLLLFLSILTTRYREEDFLYKLPTRLLLGLVMLFISVTTMMIAFSATLYLMFGQGKTWIVIPIGALAFLSIATFTTLQFPLLIELISSTYGRGIFGKHNYHKVGSVTL; encoded by the exons ATGGCAGCTTCCACAAGCACCAACAACAGAG ATGTGGCAGAGTACTTACCGCTATGTAAAGCTATCGCGAGAGGCAACTGGGAAGAAGCCAATGAATTTTTTAGCCAGGACCCAGATGCGTTAACAGCCATATTGGATATCAGCGAGTATAGAGCACTCCACCTTGCAATTGAAAGAACTCATAATCTCCGGTTTGTTCAGAATCtcttggaccgaattgatcctGACTTACTTCCAACTCTTGTGGATCAAGATGCAAGAAACCCATTGCACTATGCTGCAGTGGTTGGAAACATTGATGCAGGGATGATGTTAGTGGAGAAAAACCCACATTTGTTATTCATGTATGATAATAACGATCACTTGCCTATCCATAGAGCTCTTTTTGTTTCGAATGCAATCATGGCTCAACGTTTGTTTGAGGCCTCTATCGAAAACATTGGCTTTTGTGACGAGCAGCAAGGATGTCATAGCCCCTTTGAAGGGAGCAATGGTGCTGTGATTCTCTATAAAGCAATTAGTGTGGGATTTCTCG ATATAGCATGCCAGTTGATCGAGATGTTCCCTGAATTGGCTAGAACAAAGTATATGGAGTATGACTCGCCATTATGGTGTATGGCTCTGAATAAGGACTTGTATTACAGTGGAACAAGATACAACTTCTTTGAAAGATTTGTTTATTTTC ATGTGCTGACAGAGAACCACAAATTTGGCAATGCTGGTATGGTCCGAGATGTTGAGAACCAACAGATTTGCATCCACAATG TATTGCGCATCAACAACCTCGTGGAAGACAAAGTGAAGCATAATAAAACACTTAAGCTACTCACCCGTCTATGCGAAGAGGCTGTCAAAACAAATAGTTCTGATTTCGCGCACCAATTCTTTGTTGCAACCACTCTAGCAGCAAGAGAAGATAACCCTGAGGCAATAGAAGAAATGCTTAACCATTTTCCAGTAGCTATTTGGTCTGGCTTAGATGACCATTACCTCATTCAACAAGCGGTTATATGCCGTTGTGAAAAGGTTTACAATTTGTTAGTACATCAGATGAGCAATAACCTGTCTTTGCATAAAGTACTAAAAGACAGAGCTGGAAACACTGTGTTGCACTTGGCTGGAAAATTGGCACCAATACATAAACTGAATGAGGTTTCAGGTGCAGCTCTACAAATGCAAAGGGAGTTGCAGTGGTTTCGG gaAATAGAGAAATTTGTGCTACCCAATAAGTACCATGAAGAAACCAACATAATCCAAGAGACGCCAATGATGGTTTTCAGAAGAGAACATAAGGAGTTGAGAAAAGAAGGTGAAGAATGGATGAAAAAAACAGCAGATTCATACACAATCACAGCTGCACTCATCATCACAATAGTTTTCGCAGCGGCAATTACTGTGCCTGGTGGAAACAACGGTGACACTGGAGTAGCAATTTATGCAACAAAACCAAGCTTCATCATATTTGCAGTTGCGGATGCAATCTCTTTATTCACATCGACTACTTCTTTGTTGTTGTTCCTATCCATTCTCACAACTCGTTATAGAGAGGAGGATTTTCTCTACAAGTTACCTACGAGATTATTACTTGGGCTGGTGATGTTATTCATATCCGTAACAACGATGATGATAGCATTTAGTGCAACATTATATCTTATGTTTGGACAAGGGAAGACATGGATCGTAATTCCAATAGGGGCATTAGCATTTTTGTCGATTGCCACCTTCACGACATTACAGTTTCCTTTACTTATTGAGCTAATCTCTTCAACATATGGTCGAGGAATCTTTGGAAAACACAATTATCACAAGGTAGGATCCGTTACCTTGTGA